The following proteins are encoded in a genomic region of Musa acuminata AAA Group cultivar baxijiao chromosome BXJ2-11, Cavendish_Baxijiao_AAA, whole genome shotgun sequence:
- the LOC135627361 gene encoding BRASSINOSTEROID INSENSITIVE 1-associated receptor kinase 1-like, producing MALVSHPFLHLLLLLFLFDSYLLRQKLVHGNEELTALMELKASLDPENRILTTWAGDGEACRRGFEGVACDEKGKVSNISLQGKGLSGCISPAVARLKSLTGLYFHFNNISGEIPRGIANLTELSELYLNVNNLSGSIPEEIGDMDGLQVLQLSNNKLSGSIPPKLGLLKKLNMLDLQSNHLSGAIPATLGDLIGLTWLDLSFNQLFGSIPVKLSQLPQLTVLYVQNNSLSGSIPPELKRLGENFKYGSNTDLCGTGFTDLRICTSADLLNASRPEPFSAGLTPQDIPHFVNISSHCNTTHCSSSSKSANLAVFITITVVVFGIMISGLMAFVWYRRRKQKNGLLSTDLAKFSYQRSASPLISLEYSNRWDPMTDQSSGISLSQEISQNYKFNLEEVECATQYFSEVNLLGRKGSFAATYKGILRDGTKVAVKRISKTSCKSDEVEFLKGLKILTLLRHENLIRLKGFCYSRARGECFLIYDFVANGSLSQYLDVKGDEIQKVLEWPTRVSIIRGIAKGIEYLHSNRTNKPPLFHQNLSATKVLIDHQSNPLLSGSGIHKLLADDVVFSTLKTSAAMGYLAPEYATVGRFTEKSDVYAFGVIVFQILTGKTRITHLESGKLEDLVDENLQGNYPKPEAAKLAGVALLCTSEVPDQRPTMEAVLQELSSINSNSSY from the exons ATGGCCTTGGTTTCACACCcgttcctccacctcctcctcctcctcttcctcttcgacTCCTATCTTCTCCGCCAGAAGCTGGTTCATGGGAACGAGGAGCTGACGGCTCTCATGGAGCTGAAGGCTTCCTTGGACCCGGAGAACAGGATCCTGACCACATGGGCCGGCGACGGGGAGGCATGCCGGCGGGGCTTTGAGGGCGTGGCCTGCGACGAGAAGGGGAAGGTGTCCAACATCTCTCTCCAGGGGAAGGGGCTCTCGGGGTGCATCTCGCCGGCGGTGGCGCGGCTGAAAAGCCTCACGGGGCTCTACTTCCACTTCAACAACATCTCCGGGGAGATCCCGCGAGGGATTGCCAACCTGACGGAGCTGAGCGAGCTCTACCTCAACGTCAATAACCTTTCCGGCAGCATCCCTGAGGAGATTGGAGACATGGATGGCCTTCAAG TCCTCCAGCTTTCCAACAACAAACTGAGCGGAAGCATTCCTCCAAAGCTGGGGCTTTTGAAGAAGCTCAACATGCTTGACCTGCAATCAAATCACCTAAGTGGGGCAATACCAGCAACTTTGGGAGATCTAATTGGATTGACATGGTTGGATTTGAGCTTCAATCAGCTGTTTGGTTCAATCCCAGTCAAGCTATCTCAGCTTCCTCAGTTGACAGTGTTATACGTTCAGAACAACTCtctttctggcagcattccccctG AATTGAAAAGATTGGGCGAGAACTTCAAGTACGGGAGTAACACCGATTTGTGTGGAACTGGGTTCACTGATCTCAGAATTTGCACTTCTGCTGATCTCCTCAATGCAAGCAGACCTGAACCATTTAGTGCCGGTCTCACACCTCAGGACATCCCGCATTTTGTCAATATCTCTTCACATTGTAACACAACCCACTGCTCCAGCTCTTCCAAGTCTGCCAACTTGGCTGTCTTCATTACAATCACTGTAGTTGTTTTTGGAATTATGATCTCTGGACTGATGGCCTTCGTTTGGTACCGTCGCCGTAAACAAAAGAATGGTCTTCTTAGCACTGACCTGGCCAAGTTTTCATATCAGAGAAGTGCCTCTCCACTTATTAGCCTCGAGTACTCGAATCGCTGGGATCCAATGACTGATCAGAGCAGCGGAATTAGCTTGTCTCAGGAGATTTCTCAGAACTACAAGTTTAATTTGGAGGAGGTGGAGTGTGCCACCCAGTACTTTTCGGAGGTTAATCTGCTCGGGAGAAAGGGCAGTTTTGCCGCTACGTATAAGGGTATACTGCGAGATGGAACCAAAGTTGCCGTAAAAAGAATCAGCAAGACCAGTTGCAAGTCTGACGAAGTTGAGTTCCTCAAGGGTCTGAAGATATTGACATTACTGAGGCATGAAAATCTCATTCGATTGAAGGGTTTCTGCTATTCAAGAGCAAGAGGGGAGTGTTTCCTCATATATGATTTTGTTGCTAATGGGAGCTTGTCACAGTATCTGGATGTGAAAGGTGATGAGATCCaaaaggttcttgaatggcctacaAGAGTTTCTATCATCAGAGGCATTGCAAAAG GTATCGAATATTTACACAGCAATAGAACAAACAAACCGCCTTTGTTCCACCAGAACTTATCGGCAACAAAGGTTCTCATTGACCACCAATCCAATCCTCTTCTCTCTGGCTCTGGCATCCACAAACTATTGGCTGACGATGTCGTGTTCTCGACCCTCAAAACAAGTGCTGCCATGGGCTACCTGGCTCCTGAGTATGCTACCGTCGGGCGCTTCACAGAGAAGAGTGATGTCTATGCCTTTGGGGTCATCGTGTTCCAGATCCTTACAGGCAAGACAAGGATCACTCACTTGGAGTCTGGTAAACTCGAAGACCTCGTCGATGAGAATCTACAAGGCAATTATCCGAAGCCAGAAGCGGCAAAATTAGCAGGTGTCGCATTGCTTTGCACAAGTGAAGTTCCAGATCAGAGACCAACAATGGAGGCAGTGCTTCAAGAATTGAGTAGCATCAACAGCAACAGCAGCTACTGA